ATGTTTGGCGTTCCCATTGCCCAACAATTGGGCGTAGGTTTTATTCCGGTGCGCAAATCGGGCAAGCTACCGGCGGAGGTACATTCCATCGAATACGAGTTAGAGTATGGGAAAGGATTGTTGGAAATTCATAAAGATGCTCTTTGCCAGGGCGATCGCGTTTTGATTTTGGACGACCTGCTGGCAACAGGTGGCACTGCCAAAGCAACGGCGGATATGGTGGAAAAAACTGGGGCACAAGTGGCTGCTTGTGTGTTTGTCATCGAGCTTTTAGCCTTAGAAGGCAGGAAAAAATTCAATCACCATACCCCTGTGGTTAGTTTGATCCAATATTAAATCCAAGCATCAATCTATGAGCCTAGCCAGCCAACAGTGGAAAAATCTGCAACAAAAAGCGATCGCTGCCCTCACCAGCGATACCCTTACTTATACACTCAAACGCCTGTTACAAGGACTTTTCACCCTGTTGCTGGCTTCGGTACTCAGTTTTGCCATTATCCAACTGGCACCGGGTGACTACTTGGATAACCTGCAGCAAAACCCAGAAATCTCCCAAGAAACCCTAGAACAATTGCGCCGCCAGTTTGGTTTGGACCGTCCGCCGGTGCAGCAATACCTGCTGTGGCTGCAAAGCATCATCACCGAAGGGGATTTCGGCCGCAGTTTCACCTACCAACGACCGGTTACCGAAGTGCTAGCGGAACGCATTCCGGCCACGCTGCTGCTGGCGATTTCCTCATTGGTGGTTACCTGGGCCATTGGCATTCCGTTGGGCATTTTAGCCGCCATCCGCCAAAACAGCGCCATCGATCGCTTTTTGCGCCTAATGAGCTACACCGGCCAGGGATTTCCCAGCTTCATTACCGCCTTGCTGCTTTTATTTTTAGCCCAAAAAACCTCTCCTCTGTTTCCAGTTGGTGGTATGACCAGCATCGACCACGCCGATTTCAACTTCATCGGTAAAGTTCTCGATATTGGCTGGCATTTAATTCTACCCACCATTGCCCTGAGCATTACCAGTTTTGCTGGCTTGCAGCGGTTGATGCGCGGTCAGCTACTCGATGTTTTGCGCCAAGACTACATTCGCACCGCTCGTGCCAAAGGACTGCCGGAAAATCGGGTTATTTATGTCCATGCGTTGCGCAATGCCATCAACCCGCTTATCACCATTTTGGGGTTTGAATTTGCCAATTTGCTCAGCGGTTCTTTTATCACCGAATTATTTTTCAACTGGCCGGGATTGGGACTTTTAACCCTACAAGCGGTACAATCTCAGGATTTGTACCTGGTGATGGCAAGTCTGATGATGGGAGCTACCATGTTGATTGTGGGCAATTTGATCGCCGATTTATTGCTAAAATTTGTGGACCCCAGGATTCAGTTAGGGCAAGAGTAATCTTTTCAATCGCTGAAAAATACAACTGTTATGTACTCGCAAACCTACTATTTGGTTCGTTCCCGACAAAACGGACAATATTTGCAAGCCAGACCCGACGAGGAACAACGCCTGAACTACGTACTGGCTTTTCGAGAACAATACGAAGCCTTGAGCTACCTAAATACCCACGCTCCGGAGGTAGCCGACCGCTTTGGGATCGAATCACTGCCGGCTTCCCAACTGCAAGAGGTGCTGGATCGTTGGGAGTTTAATGGCATTGCTTTGGTGCGAGACCCGGTGGAACCGCAGGTGGAATTTTTGAGTAGAACCTGACTGGCAGCTATTTGATCTGATGGTTTCATTCGCTCGACTCAGCAGAAAGCAAGCGATCGCTTCCCGATTGCAAGCCGGAAAATCCCTGATAGACGTATTCCCAAGTGGCCTGAACATTGGGTTGGCGAAAAATTACTGTGGTGGGGGCATATTCCACCAACCGACCCACCCGTTGGCTATCGGTGGTATCTACATTGAAAAAAGCCACCATATCCGTCACCCGCGCTGCTTGCTTGAGGTTGTGAGTAACAATAACAATCGTATATTGTTGCTTCATTTCTTCCAAAAGATAATCAATCCGCGACGAAGAGATGGGGTCTAAAGCAGAACAAGGTTCGTCCATCAGCAAAATTTCCGGGTTGAGGGCAATGGCGCGGGCAATGCACAGGCGTTGTTGCTGGCCACCAGAGAGATGCAAGGCATTTTTGCGCAAATCATTTTTCACTTCTTCCCACAAACCCACCTGACGCAAGGCATGTTCCACCCGTTCGTCTATCTCACCGCGATAGCCATTCACGCGCAACCCCAAAGCAATATTTTCATAAACCGATTTGGGAAAGGGATTGGGTCGTTGAAAAACCATCCCAATGCGACGGCGGACTTCCACGGGATTGATGCGGGAGATTTCCCGTTCGTGTAGAAAAATTTTGCCCGTCACCTCAGCGCGGGTAATGGCATCGTTTAGGCGATTAAAACAGCGTAGCAACGTACTTTTGCCACAGCCAGAAGGACCAATAAAACCGGTAATTTGATTTTTAAAAATTCCCAGCGTTACATTGGCGATCGCAGGGGTACCATCGTAAGCCACAGATACATCTTCCGTCCTTAAAATCACCTCTTGGGGACCATTTAAATCTTCCTTTTCCGAGTTAGTTAGCGTATTTTCCGACATACAATTTTTCCTCCTCAAAATTAACGACGATGGCGAGATATATCACGCAGCAAAACCGCCACAATATTTAAAAACAAAACAATCGCACCCAAAACCAAAATAGCGGCGGCAGCATTTTCACGAAAAGCTTCTTGGGGTTTGGATACCCAAAAGAAAATTTGCGTTGTCAGCGTAGTAAAACTAGTTTGCAACCCCTCAACCGAAAAGGAAGGAGTAAACCGCAAAAACGCAACTGCCCCTACCGCAATCAAAGGTGCAGTTTCGCCAATGGCGCGAGAAATTGCTAAAAACATCCCCGTCACCAATCCAGGCAACGCTCTAGGAAGAGTAATACTCCAAATCACCTGCCAGCGGCTCATTCCCACCGCATAACCGGCTTGTCGTTGTTCGCCAGGAACCGAACGCAGAGTTGTTCGCGCTGTAATAATAACCGGCGGTAAAATTAAGATCCCAATGGTCAAAATTGCTGCCAAAATACTGTTGCCACCCGTGATAAAACCAAAAGTCTCGCTAAAAACCGCCAGTCCCAACAAACCGTAAATAATTGGCGGAACAGCTGCCATATTGGCCAGGTGAATTTCCAACAGTTCGCTGAGGCGAGTTTGGGGTAAATATTCCTCTAAATAAATAGCTGCTCCCAATCCAATGGGAAAAGCCAGTGCCACTGTACCAACCAATATCCACAAAGTGCCAATCAAAGCCGCATAAATACCTGCTTCTTCTGGATTGCGAGAAGGGAAGCTACTTAAAAAGACCCAATCCAACTGATGGGCACCTTTTTGTAGGGTGACAATAACCAACAGAGCAAAAACCAAGATGCCCACAAAAGCCGCCAGTGCGGATAAAAATTCAAACAGAGTATCGAAACGATTGCGTTGGATGTATTTGGCGAAAAATAAATTTTCTTGTTGGGAAGGAGTCAGTTCGATTTGAGCGTTCAATTGGGATGCTTCCATATCCTTTTGCTCTTGTTCGGTCAGTTCCGGCTGGGGAATCACCAACCCCGACATTTCCTGGCTGTGGCGGCGTACCAACCAATGGCCAAGACCGTTGAGAGCAAAGGTAACTACAAACAAGACCAAAGCCAGGGTAAAAATGGTATGGGAACGCAAAGACCCTGTCGCCACGCCCCCTAAACTCACTTGCACCATATAAGCTGTGATGCTTTCTACGGGGATGAGAGGGTTGAGGGTAAGCTGGGGATTTTGCCCGGCAGCAATACTGGCAATAATGGTTTCTCCCAAAGAACGGGAAGCTGCTAGGGTTAAGGCAGCTACAATGCCAGGAAAGGCTACCGGCAATAAAATTTTGAGAGTCACTTCCCGTTTGGTAAAGCCCAGGGCATAGCCCCCTTCACGTAAAGCTGTGGGCACATTATGAAAGGCGTCTTCGCTGATGGAGGAAACAATGGGGGTGATTAAAATGCCGGTCATCAATCCCGCACTCAAAGCATTAAAGGGCGGTAATCCTGGTACTACATGTTTCAAAAAAGGGGTAAGGAAGAGAATAGCAAAATACCCGTAGGCAATGGTGGGAATGCCAGAAAGGGCTTCCAGGCTGGGTTTGAGGAAACGACGTACTGAGGGGTTGGCATACTCGCTGAGATAAATAGCCGCTAAAATCCCTGTGGGAATGGCCACCAACATAGCGATCGCGGTAATGGTCAGGGTACCGCTGATCAAAACAATAACCCCAAACTGCCGGCTTTTATAATCAGGCGTCCATTCGGTATCGGTGAAAAATTCCCAAATGGGAACTTGTTGGAAAAACATCCATGCGTGGTACAAAAAGATTGCCAGAATGGATAGAGCAATGATGACGGGAATGCTGGCCGCAAGTGCCAGAACTCCGTGTACAACGCGCTCTTGGATGACTGACAATTGGAGTTTGACACGTTGTTTCCGATGCTGGGATGACTTGGTCGGTAAATTCCCTCGACTCATGAATGGTTTTCAGACATTTTGGTGGTGTTACAAATGGTTGTTTTGCCGGCAGCTAGCAACTGGTAACCTTAATGTGGTTTTCGGGACCCATCTAGCCGTCAATGTGGTTCGATGCCCCTTTTGGGGATGGATGGTGAAAGGGTCACCCCACCTATACTTTTCCTTCTATGATTTCAAAAAAAGGATAATTCGAAGTTAAGGTTTGGTTAGCACCTGCTGCGGCTTTCTAGTAAAGGCACGAGTTGGCGATCGCGGTGGGGAAAATGCCAGGAAAAACCAGTTTTCGCACATAGGAACGAGGGCACTGGAAAATTTGGTACAATTCAGCTAGCGATCGCGACGGAAACCACTAGCATTCTCAATAATTTTCCCAACGCCATGAGCGAAACCCCTTCCTACCAAACCCCGCCAAATCCATCCCTTTCCGAAAGGGAAGCCAGGCAACTGCTCGATGCGTTGCGCCGTCAAGAAGGCACTTGGCTCGATCGAGGACGTGCAATCTGGCGCTTGCAAAAGGGTGGCTACGACCCCAAAGCCATTTTTGACGAAACCGGCATCACCACCTCCCAGCAAAATCAGTTGGCTGTAGCTTCTCAGGTCTACGATACCTCCCTCGCCACCCAGGCAACAGAGCAACTGCGATCGCACTACGCACAAACCGGCAGCGACATTTTGTACGAACTGCGGGTATTAAGCAACGACGAACGCATTGCCGTCGCCGAATTCAGCTACCAAAGGCAGTTAAGCATCGCCGACGTTCGCGAAGTCACCAAAGCCGTCAAAGATTTTTCCCGCCTCGCGGAAATCCCTGAAGGATTCACCGAACATCCCGGAGATGCCGTTGCCTACGCCTACTGGAAACGCGCGCGCGACTATTCTGACTTGCAAAGCCGTACTCGCCTCATTGCCAGTGGCTTGCGATACGCACATTCGGAGACTGCCAGGCAAAAACTCGAACATTTACTGAGTGATTTGGCAGCAGTTCCCCAAAGCAAAGCACCCACTGCCCCCACCTATCGGGTGGAAACAGAAATCGAACTGCCGCGGATCGTACCGGTTGTGGGTACGTTTCCCCTGACGCCAAAAGATTTGGAGAATACCCCCACTCTGGGTAGCGAAGACCCCTTTCAGGTGGCTAAAATTGCCAAATCTGGAGAGTTTGTGCCCCTACCAGGCTGGCCGGTGATTCGCCAAGCGGAAGACCCGGTTGCCATCCACGCCACGGCGCGAACGGATGCCAGTGCTATGTCGGTGGATGCGTTGCTGGTTTCTCCTGCTGAGGAAAACGAGGTGAAAAATTCAGAACCAGTTTTGGTAATTATCGATCGCGCCATTCGTACTTTTGAAGCGTTTCGTTATTTCTTGGTAGAAAAAGAAGGACAGCTCCAGCTCACTTGGTTTGATGCGGACCCCCAGGTGCCCTTGTGGGCTGAGGTGTTGTTGATTTTGAAACCCAAGCGCATTTTTGATGAGGAGGCAATGGAGGTTTCTTGGCAGTATGAGGAGTAGGTTGGGGGAGAAGCGTGGGCGCATGGGGGAGACAAAAATAAATTTATTTCCTAAATCTGCTACTTCCTCCTTATTTTCCACGCCCCCACGCTCGCATGCTCGGTACGTTCCCTAAACCACCATCTCTAAAGTGCGGACCAAAAAGGCCAAGCGATCGCTGGCTTCTTCAATCCGCTTGCTGGTGGGTTTGCCGGCACCGTGACCGGCTTTGGTTTCGATGCGAATTAACACGGGATTTTCGCCTTGGTGAGCAGCTTGTAAGGCAGCGGCAAATTTAAAACTGTGGGCGGGAACGACGCGATCGTCGTGGTCTGCAGTGGTAATTAACGTAGAAGGATAGCGAGTACCGGGTTGGAGGTTGTGTAGGGGGGAATAGGCGTATAAAGCAGGAAAGTCTTCTGGGTTGTCTGGGTCGCCGTAATCGCTTTTCCAAGCCCAACCAATGGTAAATTTATGAAAGCGTAGCATATCCATCACGCCAACAGCAGGGACAGCTGCTGCAAATAGGTCCGGGCGTTGAGTCATACAAGCACCCACCAACAAACCACCGTTGCTACCACCACCGATAGCTAATTTTTCGCGACTGGTCCACTGATTTTCCTGCAACCATTCCGCAGCCGCAATGAAATCATCAAAGACATTCTGCTTTTGATGTTTGGTGCCCGCCTGGTGCCAGTCTTCGCCGTATTCGCCACCGCCGCGGAGATTGGGAATAGCAAGAATGCCTCCCATTTCCAGCCAAATAGCTTGAGTCACGGAAAAACTGGGCGTCAGGGAAATATTAAAACCGCCGTAGCCGTAAAGATAGGTGGGATTTTCTCCGTTGGGTAACAAACTTTTTTTATAAGTAACAAACATGGACACCTGGGTACCATCTTTGCTGGTGTAAAAGACCTGTTCGGTGCGGTATTGTTGGCTGTCGAAGTCAACCTGTGGCTGGCGGTAGAGGGTACTTTCCCCGGTGACCATATCGTAGCGGTAGATGGTGGGAGGATGGATAAAGCTGGTAAAACTGTAGAAGGTTTCGCGATCGCTTGGTTTGCCGTCAAAACCGCCAACAGAACCAATCCCCGGCAGTTCTACATTGCGAACGAAGGTGCCATCGAGTTGGAAAATTTCGATCTGGCTGTAGGCATTCTTGAGGTAAGCCGCAACCAACTGATGGTTGAGCAGGGTCACATCTTCCAGGATTTCCTCACGTTCGGGGATCGCCTCTTCGCGTTCCCCCGTGGTAATATCGATCGCGATCGCTTTGCCTCGGGGAGCGTTGCAATCGGTAAAAAACCAAAACCGC
Above is a genomic segment from Geitlerinema sp. PCC 9228 containing:
- a CDS encoding adenine phosphoribosyltransferase — translated: MDLKSLIRDIPDFPEPGIIFRDITPLLRDPQGLRYTIDALTEQSAAFTPDCVVGIESRGFMFGVPIAQQLGVGFIPVRKSGKLPAEVHSIEYELEYGKGLLEIHKDALCQGDRVLILDDLLATGGTAKATADMVEKTGAQVAACVFVIELLALEGRKKFNHHTPVVSLIQY
- a CDS encoding ABC transporter permease; translated protein: MSLASQQWKNLQQKAIAALTSDTLTYTLKRLLQGLFTLLLASVLSFAIIQLAPGDYLDNLQQNPEISQETLEQLRRQFGLDRPPVQQYLLWLQSIITEGDFGRSFTYQRPVTEVLAERIPATLLLAISSLVVTWAIGIPLGILAAIRQNSAIDRFLRLMSYTGQGFPSFITALLLLFLAQKTSPLFPVGGMTSIDHADFNFIGKVLDIGWHLILPTIALSITSFAGLQRLMRGQLLDVLRQDYIRTARAKGLPENRVIYVHALRNAINPLITILGFEFANLLSGSFITELFFNWPGLGLLTLQAVQSQDLYLVMASLMMGATMLIVGNLIADLLLKFVDPRIQLGQE
- a CDS encoding ATP-binding cassette domain-containing protein; translated protein: MSENTLTNSEKEDLNGPQEVILRTEDVSVAYDGTPAIANVTLGIFKNQITGFIGPSGCGKSTLLRCFNRLNDAITRAEVTGKIFLHEREISRINPVEVRRRIGMVFQRPNPFPKSVYENIALGLRVNGYRGEIDERVEHALRQVGLWEEVKNDLRKNALHLSGGQQQRLCIARAIALNPEILLMDEPCSALDPISSSRIDYLLEEMKQQYTIVIVTHNLKQAARVTDMVAFFNVDTTDSQRVGRLVEYAPTTVIFRQPNVQATWEYVYQGFSGLQSGSDRLLSAESSE
- the pstC gene encoding phosphate ABC transporter permease subunit PstC, with the protein product MSRGNLPTKSSQHRKQRVKLQLSVIQERVVHGVLALAASIPVIIALSILAIFLYHAWMFFQQVPIWEFFTDTEWTPDYKSRQFGVIVLISGTLTITAIAMLVAIPTGILAAIYLSEYANPSVRRFLKPSLEALSGIPTIAYGYFAILFLTPFLKHVVPGLPPFNALSAGLMTGILITPIVSSISEDAFHNVPTALREGGYALGFTKREVTLKILLPVAFPGIVAALTLAASRSLGETIIASIAAGQNPQLTLNPLIPVESITAYMVQVSLGGVATGSLRSHTIFTLALVLFVVTFALNGLGHWLVRRHSQEMSGLVIPQPELTEQEQKDMEASQLNAQIELTPSQQENLFFAKYIQRNRFDTLFEFLSALAAFVGILVFALLVIVTLQKGAHQLDWVFLSSFPSRNPEEAGIYAALIGTLWILVGTVALAFPIGLGAAIYLEEYLPQTRLSELLEIHLANMAAVPPIIYGLLGLAVFSETFGFITGGNSILAAILTIGILILPPVIITARTTLRSVPGEQRQAGYAVGMSRWQVIWSITLPRALPGLVTGMFLAISRAIGETAPLIAVGAVAFLRFTPSFSVEGLQTSFTTLTTQIFFWVSKPQEAFRENAAAAILVLGAIVLFLNIVAVLLRDISRHRR
- the raf1 gene encoding RuBisCO accumulation factor 1 — its product is MSETPSYQTPPNPSLSEREARQLLDALRRQEGTWLDRGRAIWRLQKGGYDPKAIFDETGITTSQQNQLAVASQVYDTSLATQATEQLRSHYAQTGSDILYELRVLSNDERIAVAEFSYQRQLSIADVREVTKAVKDFSRLAEIPEGFTEHPGDAVAYAYWKRARDYSDLQSRTRLIASGLRYAHSETARQKLEHLLSDLAAVPQSKAPTAPTYRVETEIELPRIVPVVGTFPLTPKDLENTPTLGSEDPFQVAKIAKSGEFVPLPGWPVIRQAEDPVAIHATARTDASAMSVDALLVSPAEENEVKNSEPVLVIIDRAIRTFEAFRYFLVEKEGQLQLTWFDADPQVPLWAEVLLILKPKRIFDEEAMEVSWQYEE
- a CDS encoding prolyl oligopeptidase family serine peptidase, translating into MLQYPQTKTVDHIDTYHRTQVADPYRWLEDLDSEETKAWIEAQNRVTFAYLEEIPQRQQIQDRLTQLWNYEKYSTPWRRGRRYFYFKNDGLQNHSVLYTLRSLDGEPQVLLDPNTFSEDGTVALSGIAISDDGGWIAYGTSAGGSDWQQWKIRNIETGEDLAETLNWIKFSHVSWTKDNQGFYYSRYDEPQPSQQLSSLNYYQKLYYHHLYTPQSEDVLVYQRPDQKEWGFSGRVTEDGRYLIISVWKGTDPKNLVFYQDLTQPHAPVVELISEFEASYRLIGNDGSRFWFFTDCNAPRGKAIAIDITTGEREEAIPEREEILEDVTLLNHQLVAAYLKNAYSQIEIFQLDGTFVRNVELPGIGSVGGFDGKPSDRETFYSFTSFIHPPTIYRYDMVTGESTLYRQPQVDFDSQQYRTEQVFYTSKDGTQVSMFVTYKKSLLPNGENPTYLYGYGGFNISLTPSFSVTQAIWLEMGGILAIPNLRGGGEYGEDWHQAGTKHQKQNVFDDFIAAAEWLQENQWTSREKLAIGGGSNGGLLVGACMTQRPDLFAAAVPAVGVMDMLRFHKFTIGWAWKSDYGDPDNPEDFPALYAYSPLHNLQPGTRYPSTLITTADHDDRVVPAHSFKFAAALQAAHQGENPVLIRIETKAGHGAGKPTSKRIEEASDRLAFLVRTLEMVV